One genomic segment of Myripristis murdjan chromosome 20, fMyrMur1.1, whole genome shotgun sequence includes these proteins:
- the LOC115378507 gene encoding zinc finger protein 771: MADFSSGFLPNADSVPTIYTREKTVTVESSEHLVGTGGSAANRPSSSHTSESRHWENFGGMDQITVVRIDDSHIAGLQTQLGEKGRDEAVGVGVDYYEVEYSMPVEEESATCLTAGESLKDMEEEEEEGVYVIEYSNPEEEGESYQFTMSVDRQLPTKQQVKPVTSGESVPPRPSAQQSRSKEETQQRRSRRTEAGSFSCSVCGAAFKTNESLLQHAAEHDSATENHTNPNKSELVCNLCPPPGKRFKKMSGFAVHLKIMHYKEGKKNFFCTKCNKAVRSQVDLDTHTRRHANQEAAFKCTLCAASTETGQQGFTGTKWGLRKHLETEHPGVIPRCDICDKGFKSMASYLSDQFRHVGVSPFYCPMCKIYEMTERGLLVHLRNHSRKKERKEHEAAQSGQSHPPSASLDSGAENSATDESDS; this comes from the exons ATGGCTGACTTCAGCAGCGGCTTTCTGCCCAATGCTGACTCGGTTCCGACCATTTATACCAGGGAAAAGACAGTGACCGTG GAGTCGTCAGAGCACCTGGTGGGCACAGGAGGGAGCGCAGCCAACAGGCCGTCATCCTCCCACACGTCAGAGAGCAGACACTGGGAGAACTTCGGAGGCATGGACCAGATCACGGTGGTCCGGATCGACGACTCGCACATCGCGGGGCTGCAGACGCAGCTGGGGGAGAAGGGCAGGGACGAGGCCGTGGGCGTGGGCGTGGACTACTACGAGGTGGAGTACTCCATGCCGGTGGAGGAAGAGAGCGCGACGTGTCTGACAGCGGGAGAGTCGCTGAAggacatggaggaggaagaggaggagggagtgtaTGTCATTGAATACTCCAATccagaagaggagggagagagctaCCAGTTCACCATGTCTGTGGACAGACAGCTTCCCACCAAGCAGCAGGTGAAACCCGTCACGTCCGGGGAAAGTGTCCCGCCGAGGCCTTCGGCTCAACAGTCCAGGTCAAAGGAGGAGacgcagcagaggaggagcaggaggacagaggcagGGAGCTTCTCCTGCTCCGTATGTGGTGCAGCTTTTAAGACCAATGAGAGTTTGTTGCAGCACGCGGCCGAGCACGACAGCGCCACGGAAAACCACACGAACCCAAACAAAAGTGAACTGGTGTGCAACCTGTGCCCGCCGCCGGGCAAGCGCTTCAAGAAGATGTCGGGCTTTGCCGTGCATCTAAAAATAATGCACTACAAGGAGGGGAAGAAGAACTTTTTCTGCACCAAGTGCAACAAAGCGGTGCGCAGCCAGGTcgacctggacacacacacgcgtcgCCACGCCAACCAGGAGGCGGCGTTCAAGTGCACCCTGTGCGCGGCCAGCACCGAGACGGGACAGCAGGGCTTCACGGGGACCAAGTGGGGCCTGAGGAAGCATCTGGAGACGGAGCACCCCGGCGTCATTCCTCGCTGCGACATCTGCGATAAAGGCTTCAAGTCGATGGCGTCCTACTTGTCGGATCAGTTCAGGCACGTCGGCGTCTCGCCCTTTTACTGCCCCATGTGCAAAATCTATGAAATGACTGAGAGGGGGCTGCTGGTGCACCTGAGGAACCACAGCCgcaagaaggagaggaaggagcacGAAGCGGCGCAGTCCGGCCAGAGCCACCCGCCGTCCGCCAGCCTCGACTCCGGGGCAGAAAACTCGGCCACAGACGAGTCGGACTCCTGA